A single Streptomyces sp. 2114.4 DNA region contains:
- a CDS encoding Na+/H+ antiporter: MDQLALMFVLLLGAVVMVPVGDRLRLPSPVLMTLVGAVLALLPFVPNVEVPPEFILPVVLPPLLYAAVQRTSWRQFTANVRPIFLLAVALVFATTAAVAAVAQAVVPGMPVAAAVVLGALVAPPDPVAATAVAGKLGLPRRLVSILEGEGLFNDVTAIVLYHVALAAAVSGTFSVPAAVGSLVLSAVVAIAVGLGLGWVTNKLMGLLGDPTLQIGLTLLVPFVAYVLAENFRGSGVLAVLTCALFLAEYAVDPDDVMGRLAGYTFWEVVDTLVTGVAFGLIGLELHNIFGAASHRWGQLLGAGAAVVGVVVGVRLLWLLPAAWLARRMHKRRDYDEEIPMSWRETLIMWWAGMRGVASVALALAIPYSVDGGEDFPVRDDILFIAFAVVLSTLLVQGLTLPWLVRRLRVRADTDAVDALERELAIRVIKASKRRLKEILEVEELPDEVSEQLARRAHDIGARIAPDIVDDERRELFDKRITRLKKVHRIQGEMLSAARHEVLAARSEPGADPEIVDRVLRHLDMRSLRGAP; this comes from the coding sequence GTGGACCAGCTGGCTCTGATGTTCGTCCTGCTGCTCGGAGCCGTGGTCATGGTTCCGGTCGGCGACCGGCTGAGGCTTCCGTCGCCGGTGCTGATGACCCTCGTCGGCGCCGTGCTGGCACTGCTGCCGTTCGTGCCCAACGTCGAGGTGCCGCCCGAGTTCATCCTGCCGGTGGTGCTGCCGCCGCTGCTCTACGCGGCCGTGCAGCGCACCTCCTGGCGGCAGTTCACCGCCAACGTCCGGCCGATCTTCCTGCTTGCCGTGGCGCTGGTCTTCGCCACCACCGCCGCGGTCGCCGCCGTCGCCCAGGCGGTGGTGCCCGGGATGCCGGTGGCCGCAGCGGTGGTGCTCGGCGCGCTGGTCGCCCCGCCCGACCCGGTGGCCGCGACGGCCGTCGCGGGCAAGCTCGGGCTGCCTCGCCGGCTGGTGTCGATCCTGGAGGGCGAGGGGCTGTTCAACGATGTCACCGCCATCGTGCTGTACCACGTCGCGCTCGCGGCGGCGGTCAGCGGAACCTTCTCGGTGCCCGCCGCGGTCGGCTCGCTGGTGCTCTCCGCGGTGGTCGCCATAGCGGTCGGCCTGGGGCTCGGCTGGGTCACCAACAAGCTGATGGGGCTGCTCGGTGACCCGACCCTGCAGATCGGTCTGACGCTGCTGGTGCCGTTCGTCGCGTACGTCCTGGCCGAGAACTTCCGCGGGTCCGGGGTGCTGGCGGTGCTGACCTGCGCGCTGTTCCTGGCCGAGTACGCGGTCGACCCGGACGATGTGATGGGGCGGCTCGCCGGCTACACCTTCTGGGAGGTCGTCGACACCCTCGTCACCGGTGTCGCCTTCGGGCTGATCGGCCTGGAGCTGCACAACATCTTCGGGGCGGCCTCTCACCGCTGGGGCCAGCTGCTCGGCGCCGGCGCCGCCGTCGTCGGGGTGGTCGTCGGCGTCCGCCTGCTGTGGCTGCTGCCCGCCGCCTGGCTGGCCAGGCGGATGCACAAGCGCCGCGACTACGACGAGGAGATCCCGATGAGCTGGCGGGAGACGCTCATCATGTGGTGGGCGGGGATGCGCGGGGTGGCCTCGGTGGCGCTGGCGCTGGCCATTCCGTACAGCGTCGACGGCGGCGAGGACTTCCCGGTCCGCGACGACATCCTCTTCATCGCCTTCGCGGTGGTGCTCAGCACGCTCCTCGTCCAGGGCCTCACCCTGCCCTGGCTGGTGCGCCGGCTGCGGGTACGGGCCGACACCGATGCCGTCGACGCGCTGGAGCGGGAGCTGGCGATCCGGGTGATCAAGGCGTCCAAGCGGCGGCTGAAGGAGATCCTGGAGGTCGAGGAGCTGCCCGACGAGGTCAGCGAGCAACTGGCCCGCCGCGCGCACGACATCGGTGCCCGGATCGCGCCGGACATCGTCGACGACGAGCGGCGCGAGCTCTTCGACAAGCGCATCACCCGGCTGAAGAAGGTGCACCGCATCCAGGGCGAGATGCTGTCGGCCGCCCGGCACGAGGTACTGGCGGCGCGCAGCGAACCGGGCGCGGACCCGGAGATCGTCGACCGGGTGCTGCGCCATCTGGACATGCGCAGCCTGCGGGGCGCGCCGTAG
- a CDS encoding dienelactone hydrolase family protein — protein MSVPAASESPTSGLSTIVLFHSVCGLRPAVHAAADRLRAAGHEVIVPDLFDGRTADSVPDGILIKDEIGKEELLKRAITAVAPYSDRGLVYAGFSFGGSVAQNLALGDERTRGLLLLHGTSDIADGTVADDLPVQLHVADPDPYEPHDWLNAWYLQMRRAGADVEVFRYAGAGHLFTDPDLPDYDAEAAESAWKVALGFLAEL, from the coding sequence ATGTCAGTGCCGGCCGCCTCCGAGTCCCCGACCAGCGGACTTTCGACGATTGTGCTGTTCCATTCGGTGTGCGGGCTGCGTCCCGCGGTGCATGCCGCGGCGGACCGGCTGCGCGCCGCGGGGCACGAGGTGATCGTCCCCGATCTGTTCGACGGCCGGACCGCCGACTCCGTCCCGGACGGCATTCTCATCAAGGACGAGATCGGCAAGGAGGAACTGCTCAAGCGGGCCATCACGGCCGTCGCGCCCTACTCCGACCGCGGGCTGGTCTACGCCGGCTTCTCCTTCGGCGGCTCGGTCGCGCAGAACCTCGCGCTCGGCGACGAGCGGACCCGCGGGCTCCTTCTGCTGCACGGCACCTCGGACATCGCGGACGGCACCGTCGCCGACGACCTGCCGGTGCAGCTGCATGTCGCCGACCCCGATCCGTACGAGCCGCACGACTGGCTGAACGCCTGGTATCTGCAGATGCGCCGGGCCGGCGCGGACGTGGAGGTCTTCCGCTACGCCGGCGCCGGCCATCTCTTCACGGATCCCGATCTGCCCGACTACGACGCGGAGGCCGCTGAGAGCGCCTGGAAGGTGGCGCTGGGCTTCCTCGCCGAGCTGTGA
- a CDS encoding mechanosensitive ion channel family protein, with protein MEDVLRPVVVIGGAVLLALILVWLADRALRRIDAGHPETPLWGLLRRCRIPLQVVLCAALLRGSFDHTGLESVEKHAAGIGQALTLVLIAATAWLVVRAAAAIVESSYSRYAAGARDAARVRRVRTQVTLIQRVVTAVVIVVAAASMLLTFPAMRAVGTSMLASAGLLGIVAGIAAQSTLGNLFAGLQIAFGDMVRIGDTVVVDGEWGTVEEITLTFLTVRTWDERRITMPVSYFTGKPFENWSRGGAQMTGTVLFHLDHSAPVEKMRQRLLEVLQECPEWDGRSWSLVVTDTTPSTIVVRALVTARDSDTLWTVRCEVRERLLEWLRAEHAYALPRITTATAPPDRP; from the coding sequence TTGGAGGACGTCCTGCGTCCGGTCGTCGTCATCGGCGGCGCCGTCCTGCTCGCGCTCATTCTGGTCTGGCTCGCCGACCGGGCACTGCGCCGGATCGACGCCGGCCACCCGGAGACCCCCTTGTGGGGCCTGCTGCGCCGCTGCCGGATACCGCTGCAAGTGGTGCTCTGCGCGGCCCTGTTGCGCGGCTCGTTCGACCATACGGGCCTGGAGTCCGTCGAAAAGCACGCGGCGGGCATCGGGCAGGCGCTGACCCTGGTCCTGATCGCGGCGACCGCCTGGCTGGTCGTCCGGGCCGCGGCGGCCATCGTCGAGTCCTCGTACTCGCGCTATGCGGCGGGCGCCCGGGACGCGGCACGGGTGCGGCGGGTACGGACCCAGGTGACGCTGATCCAGCGGGTGGTGACGGCCGTGGTGATCGTCGTCGCGGCCGCCTCGATGCTGCTGACGTTCCCGGCGATGCGGGCGGTCGGTACCTCCATGCTGGCGTCGGCCGGTCTGCTGGGCATCGTCGCCGGTATCGCCGCCCAGTCCACCCTCGGCAACCTCTTCGCGGGGCTGCAGATCGCGTTCGGCGACATGGTGCGGATCGGGGACACCGTCGTCGTGGACGGCGAGTGGGGCACGGTCGAGGAGATCACGCTGACCTTTCTGACCGTGCGGACCTGGGACGAGCGCCGGATCACCATGCCGGTGTCGTACTTCACCGGCAAGCCGTTCGAGAACTGGTCGCGCGGCGGTGCGCAGATGACCGGCACGGTCCTCTTCCACCTCGACCACAGCGCGCCGGTGGAGAAGATGCGTCAGCGGCTGCTGGAAGTCCTCCAGGAGTGCCCGGAGTGGGACGGCAGGTCCTGGAGTCTGGTGGTCACCGACACCACACCGTCCACGATCGTGGTGCGCGCGCTGGTGACCGCCCGGGACTCGGACACCCTGTGGACGGTGCGCTGCGAGGTCCGCGAGCGGCTGCTGGAGTGGCTGCGGGCCGAACACGCCTACGCACTGCCGCGGATCACCACGGCGACGGCGCCGCCGGACAGGCCCTAA